A single genomic interval of Noviherbaspirillum cavernae harbors:
- a CDS encoding sulfurtransferase TusA family protein, whose amino-acid sequence MEFQKELDARGLNCPLPILKAKKALAEMASGQVLRVMATDPGSVRDFQAFSKQTGNELLSHSEENQVFTFFMKRK is encoded by the coding sequence ATGGAATTTCAAAAAGAGCTTGACGCACGCGGGTTGAATTGTCCGCTGCCCATTCTGAAAGCGAAGAAGGCATTGGCGGAAATGGCGAGCGGGCAGGTGCTGCGCGTCATGGCAACCGATCCGGGATCAGTGCGCGACTTTCAGGCATTCTCGAAGCAGACCGGCAACGAACTCCTCTCCCATAGCGAAGAAAATCAGGTATTTACCTTTTTCATGAAACGGAAGTAA
- a CDS encoding NUDIX domain-containing protein gives MTYQYCPMCAAQLIERADVGEGGKVRLACPDGHWTHWDNPLPVLAALVEVEGRILLARNAAWPEKMFALITGFMERGETPEQGVARELKEETNLDATEISLIGVYEFIRKNELIIAYHVKAAGDIRLSEELVDYRLIAPEKLRPWHAGTGHAMADWMRARGLPVEYLDWPAS, from the coding sequence ATGACCTACCAATACTGTCCGATGTGTGCCGCGCAGCTCATCGAGCGCGCGGATGTGGGCGAGGGCGGCAAGGTCCGCCTCGCCTGCCCCGACGGACATTGGACGCACTGGGATAATCCGCTTCCGGTATTGGCCGCCCTGGTCGAAGTCGAGGGCCGCATTCTGTTGGCGCGCAATGCGGCCTGGCCGGAAAAGATGTTTGCACTGATCACCGGCTTCATGGAGCGCGGCGAAACGCCGGAACAAGGCGTGGCGCGCGAACTCAAGGAAGAAACCAATCTCGACGCCACAGAAATCAGCTTGATCGGCGTCTACGAGTTCATCCGCAAGAACGAACTCATCATTGCCTATCACGTGAAAGCCGCCGGCGACATCCGGCTCTCCGAAGAGCTGGTGGATTACCGGCTGATTGCGCCCGAGAAGCTTCGCCCATGGCACGCCGGAACCGGCCACGCCATGGCGGACTGGATGCGCGCCCGCGGTCTGCCGGTGGAGTATCTCGACTGGCCGGCATCTTGA
- the alaS gene encoding alanine--tRNA ligase: protein MNSSEIREKFLKYFESKGHTIVRSSSLVPGNDPTLLFTNSGMVQFKDVFLGQDKRSYTRATTAQRSVRAGGKHNDLENVGYTARHHTFFEMLGNFSFGDYFKRDAIHFAWELLTGVYQLPKEKLWVTVYQEDDEAYGIWQNEIGVPPERIVRIGDNKGARYASDNFWQMADTGPCGPCSEIFYDHGPDVWGGPPGSPEQDGDRYIEVWNLVFMQYNRDDQGIMHPLPRPCVDTGMGLERIAAVLQHVHSNYDIDLFQNLIKAAARETGTKDLANNSLKVIADHIRACSFLIVDGVIPGNEGRGYVLRRIVRRALRHGYKLDQTQPFFYKLVKDLVTEMGAAYPELAEAQSRVEQVLKQEEERFGETLENGMKILEAALTKNPKKLDGETAFTLYDTYGFPLDLTADICRERNVELDEAGFNAAMERQKQQARAAGKFKMTAAIEYSGDKTEFVGYDKLEQEGKIVALYVEGSAVQKAEAGQDVIVVLDSTPFYAESGGQVGDSGTLESASAAVAIDDTQKIQADVFGHHGKMTKGSIAVGDRITAKVNTALRAQTMRNHSATHLMHMALRMVLGKHVSQKGSLVDAEKTRFDFSHNAPLTADEIRRVEDIVNREILLNESTQAQHMSYDDAIKYGAMALFGEKYGDEVRVLGIGSSKELCGGTHVSRTGDIGLFKIVSEGGVAAGIRRVEAVAGEAALVYVQNLAARVSEAAAALKSQPEEITQRIGQVQDQVKALEKEVAALKSKLASSQGDELLAKAADINGIKVLAATLAGADVPTLRETMDKLKDKLKTAAIVLAAVNDGKVSLIAGVTSDATSKVKAGDLVNFVAQQVGGKGGGRPDMAQAGGTDPSGLPKALDGVADWVRQRA from the coding sequence ATGAACTCGTCTGAAATCCGCGAAAAATTCCTCAAGTATTTCGAATCCAAGGGGCACACCATTGTCCGTTCGTCCAGCCTCGTGCCAGGCAACGATCCGACGCTGCTGTTTACCAACTCCGGCATGGTGCAATTCAAGGACGTGTTCCTCGGCCAGGACAAGCGCAGTTATACGCGTGCGACCACCGCGCAGCGCAGCGTGCGCGCCGGCGGCAAGCACAACGACCTGGAAAACGTCGGCTACACCGCGCGTCACCATACCTTCTTCGAAATGCTCGGCAATTTCTCGTTCGGCGACTACTTCAAGCGCGACGCGATCCACTTTGCCTGGGAACTGCTGACCGGGGTCTACCAGCTGCCGAAGGAAAAGTTGTGGGTCACGGTGTACCAGGAAGACGACGAAGCCTACGGCATCTGGCAAAACGAAATCGGCGTGCCGCCCGAGCGCATCGTGCGCATCGGCGACAACAAGGGCGCGCGCTACGCCTCCGACAACTTCTGGCAGATGGCCGACACCGGCCCCTGCGGTCCCTGCTCGGAAATCTTCTACGATCACGGCCCGGACGTCTGGGGCGGCCCTCCGGGAAGCCCGGAGCAGGATGGCGACCGCTACATCGAAGTCTGGAACCTGGTGTTCATGCAGTACAACCGCGACGACCAGGGGATCATGCACCCGCTGCCGCGTCCGTGCGTCGATACCGGCATGGGGCTGGAACGCATCGCCGCCGTGTTGCAGCACGTCCATTCCAACTATGACATCGACCTGTTCCAGAACCTGATCAAGGCCGCCGCGCGCGAGACCGGCACGAAAGACCTCGCGAACAATTCGCTGAAGGTCATCGCCGATCACATTCGCGCCTGCTCCTTCCTGATCGTCGATGGTGTTATTCCCGGCAACGAAGGACGCGGCTATGTCCTGCGTCGCATTGTCCGCCGCGCACTGCGCCATGGCTACAAGCTGGATCAGACGCAGCCGTTCTTCTACAAACTGGTCAAGGATCTGGTGACGGAAATGGGCGCCGCCTATCCGGAACTGGCGGAAGCGCAATCGCGCGTCGAACAGGTCTTGAAGCAGGAAGAAGAGCGCTTCGGCGAGACGCTGGAAAACGGCATGAAGATTCTCGAAGCCGCATTGACGAAGAATCCGAAGAAGCTCGACGGCGAAACCGCTTTCACGCTGTACGACACCTACGGCTTCCCGCTCGACCTCACCGCTGACATTTGCCGTGAGCGCAACGTCGAACTCGACGAGGCAGGCTTCAACGCCGCGATGGAACGCCAGAAGCAGCAGGCGCGCGCCGCCGGCAAATTCAAGATGACTGCAGCCATCGAATACAGCGGCGACAAGACCGAATTCGTCGGCTACGACAAGCTGGAGCAGGAAGGCAAGATCGTCGCCCTGTACGTCGAAGGCAGTGCCGTGCAGAAGGCTGAAGCCGGTCAAGATGTGATCGTGGTGCTCGACAGCACACCGTTCTACGCCGAGTCGGGCGGTCAGGTCGGCGATTCGGGCACGCTGGAATCCGCCAGTGCCGCCGTCGCTATCGACGACACGCAGAAGATTCAGGCTGACGTCTTCGGCCATCACGGCAAGATGACCAAGGGCAGCATCGCGGTCGGCGACAGGATTACTGCCAAGGTCAACACCGCACTGCGCGCGCAGACGATGCGCAACCATTCGGCGACGCACCTGATGCACATGGCTTTGCGCATGGTGCTGGGCAAGCATGTGTCGCAGAAAGGCTCGCTGGTCGATGCGGAAAAGACCCGTTTCGACTTCAGCCACAATGCGCCGCTGACGGCCGATGAAATCCGCCGCGTCGAAGATATCGTGAATCGCGAAATTCTCCTGAACGAATCGACACAGGCGCAGCACATGTCGTATGACGATGCGATCAAGTACGGCGCGATGGCGCTGTTCGGCGAAAAATACGGTGATGAAGTCCGCGTGCTCGGCATCGGCTCCTCCAAGGAGCTGTGCGGCGGCACGCACGTCAGCCGCACCGGCGACATCGGCCTGTTCAAGATCGTCTCCGAAGGCGGCGTCGCCGCAGGTATCCGCCGCGTCGAGGCAGTGGCGGGTGAAGCCGCGCTGGTCTACGTGCAGAACCTCGCAGCTCGCGTCAGCGAAGCCGCTGCTGCATTGAAATCCCAGCCGGAAGAAATCACGCAGCGCATCGGTCAGGTGCAGGACCAGGTGAAGGCGCTGGAGAAGGAAGTCGCCGCGCTGAAATCGAAACTGGCATCCAGCCAGGGCGACGAACTGCTCGCCAAGGCCGCCGACATCAACGGCATCAAGGTGCTGGCGGCGACGCTCGCCGGCGCCGATGTGCCGACCCTGCGCGAGACGATGGACAAGCTGAAGGACAAGCTGAAAACCGCCGCCATCGTGCTGGCCGCCGTCAACGACGGCAAGGTCAGCCTGATCGCGGGTGTGACGTCCGATGCCACCTCGAAGGTGAAGGCCGGCGACCTGGTCAACTTCGTCGCCCAGCAGGTCGGCGGCAAGGGTGGCGGCCGTCCCGACATGGCGCAGGCCGGCGGCACCGATCCGAGCGGATTGCCGAAGGCGCTGGATGGCGTCGCGGACTGGGTGCGCCAGCGCGCCTGA
- the ugpQ gene encoding glycerophosphodiester phosphodiesterase, with the protein MWPYPGIIAHRGGGTLAPENTLAAMRCGVQHGFRAVEFDVMLSADNVPILMHDPVFGRTIKGTGNVSDATAGELTRMDAGAWFGVQFAGECVPTFEEAVHYCKKHHIWMNVEIKPAPGFDVQTGRVVAEIARRLFAAEIASGAPAAALPLFSSFSFDALAAARDAAAEIPRGYLVDAIPADWRQKLQALDAIALHTNHKKLSADQAREIKGQGFGLFCYTVNDPGRAREILSWGVDAFCTDRIDVIGPQFS; encoded by the coding sequence ATGTGGCCCTATCCCGGAATCATTGCGCATCGCGGCGGCGGCACGCTGGCGCCCGAAAACACGTTGGCCGCCATGCGCTGCGGCGTGCAGCATGGGTTCAGGGCCGTTGAATTCGACGTCATGCTCTCCGCCGACAATGTGCCGATACTGATGCACGATCCGGTGTTCGGCCGAACGATCAAGGGCACCGGTAACGTGTCGGACGCCACTGCCGGCGAACTGACCCGCATGGATGCCGGCGCCTGGTTCGGCGTGCAATTCGCAGGCGAGTGCGTGCCGACCTTTGAAGAGGCCGTGCATTACTGCAAGAAACATCACATATGGATGAATGTGGAGATCAAGCCCGCTCCCGGATTTGATGTGCAAACCGGACGCGTGGTGGCGGAAATCGCCCGCCGCCTGTTTGCTGCGGAGATCGCGTCGGGCGCACCTGCTGCGGCGCTGCCCCTGTTTTCCTCGTTCTCCTTCGATGCCCTGGCGGCTGCAAGGGATGCGGCCGCCGAAATTCCGCGAGGCTATCTGGTCGATGCCATCCCGGCGGATTGGCGACAAAAATTGCAGGCGCTCGACGCCATTGCCCTGCACACGAATCACAAGAAGTTATCCGCGGATCAGGCGCGCGAAATCAAGGGCCAGGGCTTCGGCCTGTTTTGCTACACCGTCAATGATCCCGGGCGCGCACGCGAAATCCTGTCGTGGGGCGTGGATGCGTTTTGCACGGACCGGATCGATGTGATCGGCCCGCAGTTTTCTTGA
- a CDS encoding CaiB/BaiF CoA transferase family protein, giving the protein MTDASLKKALGHIRVLDLTRVLAGPWCAQNLADLGADVIKIERPDTGDDTRHWGPPYLKDAEGRDTAEAAYYLAANRGKRSVTLDIATPEGQEIIRQLARVSDVVLENYKVGQLKKYGLDYASLRREKPDLIYCSITGFGQTGPYAQRAGYDFIVQGMGGFMSLTGERDDLPGGGPQKAGVAISDLMTGMYSTIAVMAALTHRDRTGEGQYIDMALLDVQVAMLANMNTNYLASGNAPRRWGNAHPNIVPYQTFATSDGHIIVAVGNDGQYRRFVETGGRPELATDDRFATNPMRVRHRDTLVPLLAEMVKTKSRQEWIDALEMAGVPCGPINNLDDVFENPQVEARGLRIDLPHPHGGTVKLVGSPMKMSVTPPQYEMPPPLLGEHTAEVLREVLGKSEEEIAVLTGKRII; this is encoded by the coding sequence ATGACTGACGCATCGCTGAAAAAGGCATTGGGACATATTCGCGTGCTGGACTTGACGCGCGTATTGGCAGGACCGTGGTGCGCGCAGAATCTGGCTGATCTCGGCGCCGACGTCATCAAGATCGAACGCCCCGACACAGGCGACGACACGCGCCACTGGGGGCCGCCCTACCTGAAGGATGCCGAGGGCCGCGACACGGCGGAAGCAGCCTACTACCTCGCCGCCAATCGCGGCAAGCGCTCGGTGACACTCGACATCGCCACGCCGGAAGGGCAGGAAATCATTCGCCAGCTCGCACGCGTGTCGGACGTCGTGCTGGAGAATTACAAGGTCGGGCAGTTGAAGAAGTACGGACTGGATTACGCATCCCTGCGGCGCGAAAAGCCCGACCTGATCTATTGCTCCATCACCGGCTTCGGCCAGACCGGTCCGTATGCGCAGCGCGCCGGTTACGATTTCATCGTGCAGGGCATGGGCGGCTTCATGTCACTCACCGGCGAGCGCGATGATCTTCCCGGTGGCGGGCCGCAAAAGGCAGGGGTGGCGATTTCCGATCTGATGACGGGCATGTACTCGACCATCGCCGTGATGGCGGCGCTGACGCACCGCGACCGCACCGGCGAAGGCCAGTACATCGACATGGCACTGCTCGACGTGCAGGTGGCGATGCTGGCCAACATGAACACCAACTATCTCGCCAGCGGCAACGCGCCGAGACGCTGGGGCAATGCGCATCCGAACATCGTGCCCTATCAGACCTTCGCGACGTCGGATGGACACATCATTGTCGCGGTCGGCAATGACGGCCAATATCGCAGATTTGTCGAAACGGGCGGACGGCCGGAACTGGCAACGGACGATCGTTTTGCCACCAACCCGATGCGGGTGCGCCATCGCGACACGCTGGTGCCACTGCTGGCCGAGATGGTGAAAACGAAGTCCAGACAGGAATGGATCGATGCCTTGGAAATGGCCGGCGTGCCCTGCGGCCCGATCAACAACCTCGACGACGTGTTCGAGAATCCGCAGGTCGAGGCGCGCGGCCTGCGCATCGACCTGCCGCACCCGCACGGCGGCACGGTCAAGCTGGTCGGCAGTCCGATGAAAATGTCGGTCACGCCGCCGCAGTACGAGATGCCGCCGCCGCTGCTGGGAGAGCATACGGCGGAGGTGTTGCGTGAGGTGCTGGGGAAGAGCGAGGAGGAGATTGCGGTGCTGACGGGGAAGAGGATCATTTGA
- a CDS encoding metallopeptidase TldD-related protein has product MQNYFHDLAAFLDTRLKGKEQYTCWLSAEASDFVRFNRSAIRQPGHVRQIYLSLHLIDGMRHAKTSTSLAGNLESDRPLLEYMLNGLRSRLPELPEDPHLLISTEVQSSEHISASQLPETGAIVDEALTAAQGHDMVGILAAGPLWRGFANSFGQRNWHQSASFNLDWSLYQSRDKAVKTTHAGFEWSSAEFREKFANAAAQLAMLQRTPISIRPGAYRAYLTPAALSDIIGMLNWDGLSEKALRTRQSSLRRMRDEGWQLNPAVTLAENTADGLAPAFQNEGFIKPERIALIEQGCLAGSMISPRTAKEYGIATNGADGGESANSLDLAGGALPQSRALQELDTGVFIGNLWYLNFSDRSNFRLTGMTRFATFWVENGEIKAPLNVMRFDDSLYRMLGENLLGLTRERELLIDTDTYGARSTGSMRLPGALVKELRFVL; this is encoded by the coding sequence ATGCAGAATTATTTTCACGATCTCGCCGCTTTCCTCGATACGCGTCTCAAGGGAAAAGAGCAATACACCTGCTGGCTTTCTGCGGAAGCCTCCGATTTCGTGCGCTTCAACCGCAGCGCCATTCGCCAGCCGGGGCATGTGCGGCAGATTTATCTGTCGCTGCACCTGATCGATGGCATGCGCCATGCGAAGACATCGACCTCGCTGGCGGGCAATCTCGAATCCGACCGCCCCTTGCTGGAATACATGTTGAACGGGCTGCGTTCCCGCCTGCCGGAATTGCCGGAAGATCCGCACCTGTTGATCTCGACCGAAGTGCAATCGAGCGAGCATATCTCCGCATCGCAGTTGCCTGAAACCGGCGCAATCGTCGACGAGGCGCTGACTGCGGCCCAAGGCCATGACATGGTTGGCATTCTCGCCGCCGGCCCGCTCTGGCGCGGTTTCGCGAATTCGTTCGGGCAACGCAACTGGCATCAGAGCGCCAGCTTCAATCTCGACTGGAGTCTGTACCAGAGTCGCGACAAGGCGGTGAAAACCACCCATGCCGGTTTTGAATGGAGCAGCGCAGAGTTCCGCGAAAAATTTGCAAACGCCGCCGCGCAGCTCGCCATGCTCCAGCGCACACCGATCAGCATCCGGCCCGGCGCATATCGCGCCTATCTCACGCCGGCTGCGTTGAGCGACATCATCGGCATGCTGAACTGGGATGGCTTGTCGGAAAAGGCCCTGCGGACCAGGCAGAGTTCACTGCGCCGCATGCGCGATGAAGGATGGCAACTCAATCCTGCCGTGACGCTGGCGGAAAACACCGCCGATGGTCTGGCCCCGGCGTTCCAGAACGAGGGCTTCATCAAGCCGGAGCGTATCGCCTTGATCGAGCAGGGATGTCTGGCGGGTAGCATGATTTCCCCGCGCACGGCGAAGGAATACGGTATCGCGACCAATGGCGCGGACGGCGGCGAGTCGGCCAATTCGCTCGATCTTGCGGGCGGCGCTCTGCCGCAGTCGCGCGCGCTGCAGGAGCTGGACACTGGCGTGTTCATCGGCAATCTCTGGTATCTGAATTTCTCCGATCGCAGCAATTTTCGCCTCACCGGCATGACCCGCTTCGCCACCTTCTGGGTGGAAAACGGAGAGATCAAGGCGCCGCTGAACGTGATGCGCTTCGACGATTCGCTGTACCGCATGCTGGGTGAGAATCTGCTCGGATTGACGCGGGAGCGGGAATTGCTGATCGATACCGATACCTACGGCGCGCGCAGCACGGGAAGCATGCGATTGCCGGGAGCGCTGGTGAAGGAACTCAGGTTCGTGCTGTGA
- a CDS encoding TldD/PmbA family protein: MFDSIRTLFKDLAPAVDFCSLRFVEEASEQLTVRQNVLQPVSSGIDRGAMITVMHRGGYGYAASSDVTRAGLQDAIARAQAWAEASRGRSVVDYSAIALPRPSGLFESPASPNGKEWSRKDLIDLLMQESHACAIDPRVVDWQASVWSVASSQLYLTVDGGDIAQHFRYLIPGLAATANQGADTQTRSLGGQYNGYCRQGGLEVLEQAGFHGAGRRVAQEALDLLAAPNCPSGSMDLLLMPEQMMLQIHESIGHPLELDRILGDERNFAGTSFVTLDMFGHYQYGANLLNVTYDPTRPEQFASYGWDDDGSPAERTFLIRNGLLERPLGGAVSQARAGMAGVANSRACSWNRPPIDRMANLNIEPGSSRLDEMIRSVERGVLMDTNVSWSIDDSRNKFQFGCEFGRLIEDGELKGIVKNPNYRGISATFWRSLKAVGDQSTFNVMGTPFCGKGEPSQVIRVGHASPACLFGNIDVFGGE; the protein is encoded by the coding sequence TTGTTCGATTCCATCCGAACCTTGTTCAAGGATCTGGCTCCGGCGGTCGACTTCTGCTCCCTGCGTTTTGTCGAGGAAGCCAGCGAGCAGCTGACGGTGCGTCAGAACGTTCTGCAACCCGTTTCGTCCGGCATCGACCGCGGCGCGATGATCACGGTCATGCATCGCGGCGGATATGGCTATGCGGCAAGCAGTGACGTGACGCGCGCCGGCTTGCAGGATGCGATCGCTCGCGCGCAGGCGTGGGCCGAGGCCAGTCGGGGCCGCTCGGTGGTCGACTATTCCGCCATTGCACTGCCGCGCCCGAGCGGTTTGTTTGAAAGCCCCGCCTCGCCGAACGGCAAGGAGTGGAGCCGCAAGGACTTGATCGACCTGCTGATGCAGGAGTCGCATGCCTGCGCCATCGATCCGCGCGTCGTGGATTGGCAAGCATCGGTCTGGTCGGTCGCGTCGTCGCAGCTTTACCTGACGGTGGATGGCGGTGATATCGCGCAGCATTTCCGCTACCTGATCCCGGGCCTCGCGGCGACCGCCAATCAGGGCGCCGACACGCAAACCCGCAGCCTCGGCGGACAATACAACGGCTACTGCCGGCAGGGCGGACTCGAAGTGCTGGAGCAGGCCGGATTCCATGGCGCGGGGCGGCGCGTCGCGCAGGAGGCACTTGACTTGCTCGCCGCGCCGAATTGTCCGAGCGGCAGCATGGACTTGCTGTTGATGCCGGAACAAATGATGCTGCAGATTCATGAATCGATCGGCCATCCGCTCGAACTGGATCGCATTCTCGGCGATGAACGCAATTTCGCCGGCACCAGCTTCGTCACGCTCGACATGTTCGGCCATTATCAATATGGCGCGAATCTGCTGAACGTCACCTACGATCCGACGCGGCCCGAGCAATTCGCCAGCTATGGATGGGACGACGACGGCTCGCCCGCCGAGCGTACCTTCCTGATCCGCAACGGCCTCCTCGAACGCCCGCTGGGCGGTGCGGTGTCGCAGGCGCGCGCCGGCATGGCTGGCGTGGCGAATTCGCGTGCCTGCAGCTGGAATCGCCCGCCCATCGACCGCATGGCGAACCTGAACATCGAACCCGGCAGTTCAAGGCTCGACGAGATGATCCGCTCGGTCGAACGCGGCGTGCTGATGGATACCAATGTGTCGTGGTCCATCGACGATTCGCGCAACAAGTTCCAGTTCGGCTGCGAATTCGGGCGATTGATCGAGGATGGCGAGCTGAAAGGCATCGTCAAGAACCCGAATTATCGCGGCATCTCGGCGACTTTCTGGCGCTCGCTCAAGGCGGTCGGCGATCAATCGACCTTCAACGTGATGGGCACGCCGTTCTGCGGCAAGGGCGAGCCGTCGCAAGTGATCCGCGTCGGCCACGCCTCGCCCGCATGCCTGTTCGGGAATATCGATGTGTTTGGGGGCGAATGA
- a CDS encoding DUF2306 domain-containing protein, which produces MAFTPLILTHVLAASGALVIGGITLAMKKGTRTHRLFGRVWVALMFIAAAVSFGIQSKGHLSWIHLLSAWVLLLLGMSIYAVLKRNIKAHQRRMIGAYIGLIVAGAFSFLPNRQLGTLLLQTTGLI; this is translated from the coding sequence ATGGCATTCACTCCCCTCATTCTGACGCATGTATTGGCAGCGAGCGGCGCATTGGTGATCGGCGGCATCACGCTGGCGATGAAGAAGGGTACGCGGACGCATCGCCTGTTCGGGCGCGTCTGGGTGGCGCTGATGTTCATCGCCGCGGCCGTGTCGTTCGGCATCCAGTCGAAGGGACATCTGTCGTGGATACATCTGCTGTCGGCATGGGTTCTGTTGCTGCTCGGCATGTCGATCTATGCGGTCCTCAAGCGCAACATCAAGGCGCATCAAAGACGAATGATCGGTGCCTACATCGGGCTCATCGTCGCGGGCGCGTTCTCCTTCCTGCCGAACCGCCAGCTTGGCACACTGCTGTTGCAGACAACCGGACTCATTTGA
- a CDS encoding 2TM domain-containing protein — protein MSDSITHHDAKRHVERKLGFFIHLAVYLTVNGGLLLLNLLIVPGRFWAWAPLFGWGIGLLFHGLAVFLSAPGATWKARMIEQEMKKHQRLQSE, from the coding sequence ATGTCAGACTCGATCACTCATCACGACGCGAAGCGTCATGTCGAACGCAAGCTCGGCTTCTTCATCCACCTTGCCGTCTATCTGACGGTCAATGGCGGGCTGCTGCTTCTCAACCTGCTCATCGTTCCGGGAAGGTTCTGGGCGTGGGCGCCGCTGTTCGGCTGGGGAATCGGGTTACTATTCCACGGTCTCGCCGTTTTCCTGAGCGCGCCCGGCGCGACATGGAAGGCGCGCATGATCGAGCAGGAAATGAAAAAGCATCAGCGACTCCAATCCGAATGA
- a CDS encoding sensor histidine kinase: MPAPLHMRALFRRLPTDLAIVTVFNVLIAVTLTYLVRTGSPLSVNLAYSLCIGTLALLFCDVPRLLLWGEGKPPRLPFFLILAIANPIAWYLGVGIATHILGIPRENFTLARARNPTGFLTFFALVSLFICWYFWNRGKLQLLAAEAATEKARTAAIEKQAMQAQLQMLQVQIEPHMLFNTLANLRGLIALDPPRAQHMLDQLIQYLRATLTSSRAEKTTLDQEFALMEAYLGLMSVRMGARLSHDLQLPDALRDLPVPPMLLQPLVENAIKHGLEPKMDDGHIGIRAEQQDGMLILTVADTGLGLDAPVSDTPGTHVGLANVRERLQALYGERATFTLTPNAPTGVIARLTLPTRP, from the coding sequence TTGCCCGCCCCACTCCACATGCGCGCCCTGTTCCGGCGTTTGCCGACCGACCTGGCCATCGTCACCGTTTTCAACGTGCTGATCGCGGTGACGCTGACCTACCTGGTACGCACGGGAAGCCCCTTGTCAGTGAATCTCGCGTATTCGCTGTGCATCGGCACCCTCGCGCTGCTGTTCTGCGACGTCCCGCGCCTGCTGCTGTGGGGCGAGGGCAAGCCGCCCAGACTGCCGTTCTTTCTGATTCTGGCCATCGCGAATCCGATTGCCTGGTATCTGGGCGTCGGCATCGCCACGCATATTCTCGGCATTCCACGTGAAAACTTCACGCTCGCCCGCGCCAGGAACCCGACCGGTTTCCTCACCTTCTTCGCCCTGGTCTCGCTGTTCATCTGCTGGTACTTCTGGAACCGCGGCAAGCTGCAGCTGCTCGCCGCCGAAGCCGCAACCGAAAAGGCCAGAACCGCCGCCATCGAAAAGCAGGCCATGCAGGCGCAGCTGCAAATGCTGCAGGTCCAGATCGAACCGCACATGCTGTTCAACACGCTGGCCAACCTGCGCGGCCTGATCGCGCTCGATCCGCCGCGCGCGCAGCACATGCTGGACCAGTTGATCCAGTACCTGCGCGCCACGCTCACCTCGTCGCGCGCCGAAAAGACCACGCTGGATCAGGAATTCGCGCTGATGGAAGCCTATCTCGGCCTCATGTCGGTACGCATGGGTGCGCGCCTGTCGCATGACTTGCAGCTGCCGGATGCATTGCGCGATCTGCCGGTTCCGCCCATGCTGTTGCAGCCGCTGGTCGAAAACGCGATCAAGCACGGACTGGAGCCGAAGATGGACGATGGACACATCGGTATCCGTGCGGAGCAGCAGGACGGCATGCTGATCCTGACCGTTGCCGATACCGGACTCGGCCTCGATGCGCCTGTCTCCGACACGCCCGGCACGCATGTCGGTTTGGCGAATGTGCGCGAGCGCCTGCAGGCGCTGTACGGCGAGCGCGCGACGTTCACCCTGACACCCAATGCGCCGACCGGCGTGATCGCCCGACTCACTCTTCCGACAAGACCATGA
- a CDS encoding LytR/AlgR family response regulator transcription factor: protein MTSLRAIIAEDEPILAYSLVQTLNRLWPELQIGAVLENGVAAVSEALAQHPDILFLDIKMPGKTGLEAAQELAEDWPEDIPFPLLVFVTAYDEYALQAFDQAAADYVLKPVSDERLAKTVDRLKARLVQHQERNGELERIVGQLRALVPAPFATTERLSIIRAAVGNQIRMIPIGEVLYFEATDKYVNVVTADSESLIRTSLKELLPQLDNDRFWQIHRGTVVNTACIQAAVRDDSGKLSLKLHGRSESLVVSRVFSHLFKQM from the coding sequence ATGACCAGCCTGCGCGCCATCATCGCCGAAGACGAACCCATCCTTGCCTATTCCCTGGTGCAGACGCTGAACCGGCTGTGGCCCGAGCTGCAGATCGGCGCAGTGCTGGAAAACGGCGTGGCCGCCGTGAGTGAAGCGCTTGCCCAGCACCCCGACATTCTTTTCCTCGACATCAAGATGCCAGGCAAGACCGGGCTTGAAGCGGCGCAGGAACTGGCCGAAGACTGGCCCGAGGACATCCCGTTTCCGCTGCTGGTGTTCGTCACCGCCTACGACGAATATGCGCTGCAGGCGTTCGACCAGGCGGCGGCCGACTATGTGCTCAAGCCGGTGAGCGACGAGCGGCTCGCGAAAACCGTCGACCGCCTGAAGGCGCGCCTTGTGCAGCATCAGGAACGCAACGGCGAGCTGGAGCGCATCGTCGGCCAGCTGCGCGCTCTGGTTCCCGCGCCGTTCGCCACGACCGAACGCCTGAGCATCATCCGCGCTGCCGTGGGCAACCAGATCCGCATGATTCCGATAGGCGAGGTGCTGTACTTCGAAGCGACCGACAAATACGTCAACGTCGTCACCGCCGACAGCGAATCGCTGATCCGCACCAGCCTGAAGGAACTGCTGCCGCAGCTCGACAACGACCGGTTCTGGCAAATCCATCGCGGCACCGTGGTCAACACCGCGTGCATCCAGGCCGCCGTGCGCGATGACAGCGGCAAACTGTCGCTCAAGCTGCACGGCCGCAGCGAAAGCCTCGTCGTCAGCCGCGTCTTCTCCCATCTTTTCAAGCAGATGTAG